The proteins below come from a single Triticum aestivum cultivar Chinese Spring chromosome 5D, IWGSC CS RefSeq v2.1, whole genome shotgun sequence genomic window:
- the LOC123126016 gene encoding U-box domain-containing protein 36 yields MVRFTKNKGRPNEVAVKWSYNNDDEIPYPLYAEFSGDNSPFSPKREWSDIRVVRRLRGLRWQERVAARTHFRELRDSRRAARGKPTSLFMSAMNKFRVEKAKEYSGRCAVPEYLICPLSGELITDPVTIATGKTFERHFLKGWFEKKGHICPSTNEPVSSTIIRNDRIRGYLEEWNEVLKEE; encoded by the exons ATGGTTAGATTCACCAAAAATAAAGGTCGTCCCAACGAGGTTGCCGTAAAGTGGTCTTATAATAATGATGAT GAAATTCCGTACCCTTTATACGCTGAATTTTCTGGAGATAATTCCCCCTTCTCCCCAAAAAGAGAGTGGAGTGATATAAGAGTTGTCAGGAGACTGCGAGGATTGCGTTGGCAAGAGCGGGTTGCTGCTCGTACTCACTTCAGAGAGCTACGTGATAGTCGGCGAGCAGCTAGAGGCAAGCCTACTTCTTTATTCATGTCAGCAATGAATAAATTCAGGGTTGAGAAGGCTAAGGAGTACAGCGGCCGTTGCGCCGTTCCTGAATATCTTATATGTCCGTTGTCCGGTGAGCTCATTACAGATCCAGTGACAATTGCTACAGGAAAG ACATTCGAGCGACACTTTCTGAAGGGCTGGTTCGAGAAGAAGGGACACATTTGTCCTTCGACCAACGAGCCGGTGTCAAGCACAATCATCCGAAACGACCGCATCCGAGGATACTTAGAGGAGTGGAACGAAGTGTTGAAAGAAGAGTAG